AGATCGGaacaaacatttaaaagatatctgGATAAATCCTTAAAGTGTACAAAGCACAGGACAGTGGACCACTAGCTGGGATGTAGATGTGTGGCATAGTGGCACGGCTGGtaaatctgctgcctcacagtgccagagacccaagttcaatcctgacctagggtgctatcattgtggagtttgcacgttctccctgtgactgcctgggtttcctcccacattcaaaagacgtgcgggcttgcaggttaattgaccttttaaaattgctcctagtgttagGGAGtgtacgagaaagtgggataacacggcAGTGTGAACGGCTTGGTGATCagcggtcggcatggactcagtggactgaagggcctgttttcgttctATATCACTAAAGTGTACCTTTCATTGAAAACAAGAGCTTATAActatgtatctttcaatcaattggaCCTGGGAGCTGTGGCACATACGAGGAACAATAAAATGAAGTAGAGAAATAatttgtttaagaaaaaactgcagatgctggaaaatcggaggtagacaaaaatgctggagaaactcagtgggtgaggcagcatctatggagcgaaggaataggcaatgtttcgagtcgagacccttcttcagactgatgtgagggtgggggcggaaagaagaaaggaagaggcggagacagtgggctgagggagagctgggaaggggaggagaaagtagggactacctgaaattggagaactcaatgttcataccgctggggtgcaaactgcccaagtgaaatatgaggcgctgctcctccaatttacagtgggactcacCATTATAGAATTAATGGTCAGAGATAAAAAACTTACCGTTTGTATAAATGCCGGGCAAGCCCTCAAAGGGACATTTTTACAGAAGGATCTGGCCTGTAACAAATAAAGTTATTCAGGAATATTTCATCTGTTAGTGATAACAATTACAGTAGATTCAATCAAGTTAAATGGAAATAAAGAAAAAAGTAAGGAAAGAATAAATTGAGTGATTGAAAAAACTGATTTGGGAAGATATTGAAAGGGGGGGGATAGAAAGTGAAAACCAGAAATACATGGCAAtatcagtgataggagtagaattaggccattcggcccatcaagtctactccgccattcaatcatggctgatctctctctctccctcctaaccccattctcctgctttctccccataacccctgacacccgtaccaatcaagaatctatctatctctgccataaaaatatccactgacttggcctccacagccgtctgtggcaaagaatccacaggttcatcacccactgactaaagaaatttctcctcatctccttccgagaagaaagtcctttaattctgaggctgtgccctctagtcctagactctcccgctagtggaaacatcctctccacatccattctgtccaagcctttctctATTCTAAAGAGTGTCCCACAACCAAAGGCAGGGAGAGATAAAAATGAATAATATAACAAAGGTAAGAAATACATACGTGTTCAAGGTGAACATGAGCCTGACTTGCCACGTCAAATACCACATCCCTCACATGCTTTCCACGATTCCCTCGAATGAAATCCTCTTGCGATGCACCATGCTGGAAGAATTAAATCAAAGCAAATGGAACAGTAAGTAAAGTCAAATTagagcacaatagacaataggtgcaggagtaggccattcgaaccttcgagccagcaccgccattcaatgtgatcatggctgattatccccaatcagtaccccgttcctaccttctccccatatcccctgactccgctacctttaagagcactatctggctctctgttgaaagtatccagagaaccggcctcctgaggcagcgaattccacagactcacaactctgtgagaaaaagtgtttcctcgtctccgttctaaatggctgcttaccccttattcttaaactacggcccctggttctggactcccccaacatcgggaacgtgtttcctgcctctagcatgttaaaacccttgataatcttatatgtttcaataagatgccctctcatccttctaaactccagagtatacaagcccagccactatattctctcagcatatgacagtcccgccatcccgggaattaaccttgtaaaccaacacAGTACTAAGAATATTCTTCTGATAAGTGGTCACTGATCTTAAGTACTGTTTCtcgttccacagatgctccctcatCTGCTGAATCCCAACAAAAGTGAGATaaaatagaacgagtgtgaatagGTGAATGATGGCCTGTGTGGACACAgtggggcccaagggcctgtttccatcctgtatctctaaaccaaattaatcCAGAGACTATTTCCTTACGATTCTTGTAACTAGAGGTGTCCTGAGATGAATTTAAAATCCACGACCCATTGATCTGTAAGTAAATACGGTCCCCTTGAGAGAATGAAACTAATTAtttgtacagaagatagacagaaaatgctggagtaactcagcgaggcaggcagcatctcgggagaaaaggaattaagccatttagaacggagacgaggaaacattcgcACAGAatggtgtgtggaattctctgcctcagagggcggtggaggccggttctctggatactttcaagagagagctagatagggctcttaaaaatagcagagtcaggggataagggggagaaggcaggaacggggtactgattggggatgatcagccatgatcacattgaatggcggtgctggctcgaagagccaaatggcctactcctgcacctattgttcttttgtctattgtataagtgtcgttttgggtcaagaccctgaacgtcatcttcggtgaaaaccagcatctgcagttccttctcacacaaatTATTTGTACCATTCTTTCAGCATTCATCTTGCTCAAAATACTAAGATGATGAATTATTTTCCAAAAAGTGAAACTATGTAAATTTACCAGCAGACAAATGTCCAACGGAAGGTAAACTTTGCGTCGCATACAGTGATGGGGAGCTGCCCGTAGACACGTCACTATTCCCTGAGCTTTTCCAATATGGCTGGCTgcgtggtcagcatggatatcCCTTACACCTGCAAGAGAAACGGATACAGTCACGTACTGACATGAATCACCAAAGTTGGGTGCAGTTGAAAACAAAGTCTGATAACTTCCAGACAGAGACTGTaacttccttctgcagttgtacagagccctagtgagaccacacctggagtattgtgtgcagttttggtcccctaatttgaggaaggacattcttgctattgagggagtgcagcgtagatttacaaggtaaattcccgggatggcgggactgtcataagctgagagaatggagcagctgggcttgcagactctggagtttagaaggatgagaggatatctcattgaaacatataagattgttaaggacttggacacactcgaggcaggaaacatgttcccgatgttgggggagtccagaaccaggggccacagtttaagagagtggcgagtctgtggaattctctgcctcagagggcggtggaggcaggttctctggatgctttcaagagagagctagatagggctcttaaaatagctgagtcaggggatatggggagaaggcaagaacggggtactgattggggatgatcagccatgatcacattgaatggcggtgctggctcgaagggccaaatggcctactcctgcacctattgtctattgagatagtttcttcccagcgcaGGATCAGACAACTGAACAGTCTTCTTCAACTTGACAACAGCAGGTACaactgcaacgtttaagaaacatttagacaggcacatggatagaacagggttagagggatatggaccaaatgcaggcaggtgggacttgcgtaaatgggacttgttggtcggtGCAGGCAAGTTTGGTCAAAGGACCCGTTTTCACGCTGTGCGACTCAGACGCTAAatatcaatcctgacctcccatctaccacagTGGAGACTTTCAAActttctttaattggactttaccttgcactaaacgttagaccttttatcctgtatcggtacaccgtggatgacttgattgtaaccatgtatagtcttttcgcagactggataacatgcaacaaaacgcttttcactgtacctcggtacccgtgACTATAATACATAgatccatagacaataggtgcaggagtaggccattcggcccttcgagccagcaccgccaatgaatgtgatcatggctgctcattctcaatcagtaccccgttcctgccttctccctatatcccttgattctgctagcccaaatctatccaactctcttttgaataataaattaaaatataacttaatataataatataatacaatacagaagtttagtttagtttactgtcacgtgtaccgaggtacagtgagaagctcttttgttgcgtgctaaccagtcagcggaaagacaatacacaattacaattgagACAAttgtatctcctcccgcctagattactgcaactctctttacatcagccaatcttccctgtcccgcctgcaactggtccaaaatgccgcagcgagactcctgacgggcacccgaaaaagggaccacatcaccccgatcctggcctctctccactggctcccggtgcggTTCTGTATACATTTCAagtccctcctctatgtctacaaagccctcaatgggcttgccccctcctacattaaaagtcttctcacccaccactccacctccaggtccctcagatcggccgacttggggttgctgaatatcccacggtctaggcataagcttaggggtgactgcgcctttgcggttgcagctcctagactgtggaacagcatcccccttcccatcagaactgccccctccatcgactcctttaagtcaagactaaaatcttatctatactcccaagcctttcctgacgtccactgagcgagggttatatgtatatatgtatgtagtttgtttgtttatactattcttataacaaatgtaaagcactttggccaacgagagttgttttttaaatgtgctatataaataaatgtgacttgacttgacttgacaatacaATAGGATAGCATGCCCTGAACATTTTATAAGTTTTCCTGTATCAGTTTTACAAATAAAGTTGTAAATGACTTGGGTATGCTTTTGCCTTCAGTAGATGAAGGCACCGCTATAACATCTgcctttcctttttcttcttggcAATCAGTGGTTGCATAGACAAGGCGAGACTATTACAATGGTCCAAAATGTCAGGCGTCTAGATTGTACTaaggatttgtttttttttgttcccgCTAGTATTGGGGTTACCGGCTTTgagtttatttgtttttttatatacTTTTCTACGGGTATTCTGTTCACagtactgttgtgctgctgcaagtatgaatttcattgtcccgttaacagtacatgtgataattaaacactcttgactctcttgcaaGGGCAGCGCGCAGATACTCAAGTCTGCGTCGCAACACGTACAGAGATTTGATTCTGACCGTCGGTTTTGTGTGCGGTGCTTGTCTCCGTGTGGGTTTGCTGTGGACGTACCAGTTGTCCAAAGAAGTGTCGTTTGTTAAGTTAATTGGCTAATGCAAATTACTCAAGTATAGGTTTTAAATAGATGAGGTTCAGCAACACAAGCACAATCAGGCTGCAAACGACTTTGTTTTTATACAAAAACAATTTTATCTAGAaaattgggtggcacagtagtagtGATACTGCCTCGCAGCGataagagacctgggttcgatcctgactacgggtgctgtcagtacggagtttgtacgttctccccgtgaccaggtacattttctccggtttcctcccacactccaaagacatactgtttggtaggttaattggctttggtaaattgtaaatcgacccaagtgtgtaggatagtgttagtgtgtaagTTATCACTGGTcgtcgcggacttggtgggttgaagggtctgtttccgcgctgtatctccaaagtctaaaatttGGTCTCCTTACATAATAAAAAAACTCAGTCAAATAATCAGTGCACCAAAGTTGTAAACAGTATCCTTACCTAATACTTCCAAGAGGAGGTAGATGAATGATGACTGAGTATTCTCTGCAGAGGCTTCTAGCTCTTGGATATTTTTATAAGCTTTCTCATTCAGGTTCTTTTCCTGAAATTTACAGTTGAGGAATACACTTAATTTGAATGATTCTGTCGTTCACctaaaataaaaatacattgctaCAGACTATcacagtaggcccccctcggtcatgactgaccatgggtgatgcatcccggtcggatgcaagcctgggcgatgtcatatggaggacaggctgttgcccatgcagcacgtccccccctctccacgtcgctgatcgatccaaaggaacagcagggccgttacagtttggcaccagcgccgtcgcaggagctgccagagcgaggttgtagacaacgactaactgccttaggggctccgaccccGGATTTTTcttggtttactcctggagccttttccatgactggatatggccacaaggcagtggaggttttaaatcagagttttccctctcctagatggactgccttcccaggctgacgagccccagactggtgggggcgggagcgtctaccttcccgtgcaggtctacagcacctgcccactgcccacacagACTATCAATTTCTTATTATCAATATATTATTCTGTCCAAGCCCCAAATTACTTACAGTTGGCATGCCATTTTTACCCTTAGTTGTTGAGCTTAGAGCATGAACAATTTGCAACAGTGAAGCAGTTCATTAATTATTTGGTATTTGTTTTAGCTGCACACACGTCAAAGTGAGGCAATTATCCTGCCCCTCTATTTatgatccaatgacttggccgccaacgtcatctgtggcaattaatgagTTTGAACGTTCattatatgctaacccactcattcctggattcATTGTAAACTATGCTTTACTCACCACTCCCTCAGCATGTCCTGCCACCTTCAAAACAACTCTGCACATATTCATGCAGATCTCTGTATTCCCAATGAAACCTGAGCCATTCAATCTGGACCTTGCCACTTTTCTATCAGTATCCTTGTCAATGTTAATTTGGCATCTTTGCCGCTTTTAAAATATCTTCCTCCACTCTCAGGCATCAAAAGAGCAATCAATTGAAATGTTCTTCTCTGTGCTATTACCAAAATGCTTTAAAATGTTctctatttccatcctgggataaataaagttctatcgtatcgttttGTGTCGTCATATCCGTGACAGATTAAAaagagctgtgtgtgtgtgtgtatgtgtgtgtgtgtgtgtgtgtgtgtgtgtgtgtgtgtgtgtgtgtgggtgtgtgtgtgtgtgtgtgtgtgtgtgtgtgtgtgtgtgtggggtgtgtgtgtgtgtgtgtggtgtgtgtgtgtgtggggggtgtgtgtgtgtggggggtgtgtgtgtgggggtgtgtgtgtgtgtgtgtgtgtgtgtgtgtgtgtgtgtgtgtgtgtgtgtgtgtgtgtgtgtgtgtgtgtgtgtgtgtgtgtgttgcggcGGCCGGCTCACCGACTTACTTGCTCATGAGGACGAGATTAAGGACGAGCTAGAGGTCCTCCATTTCGTGGCATAGCAGAAGATGTCATCAGACTTGAAGACTCAGGAACATAACTTACAACCTTTAACTATTCTGTCGCATCAAACACGAGGTTCATCTTTCCAAAGGTACATCAAGGTAAAAatatcgttcagaccgtaaggtccgaatgacaataaaggtattcaattcaattcaatgaaggtAAAAAGAGGACTTACCCGCTCATCTATAATTCTCAGAAACCATCGCTTGGTCAGCTTGTGTTTTCTTATTGCCTGGCAATGGCAAAAACAGACATCTTAAGGGTGCAAGCATAATAACTTCCTTTTCTAAAGTAATGGCAATAAATGTGTGCAATTTTCCTAACATCGTGCATACACACCAATGCTGAATTTTCCACCTTTATTATTTTGCACTGGCTAACATATTAAGGAATTTAATGAAGAAAAATCTTCATCAAGTTTTTGTCAACAACATCCACATTACACGTAAAACGGGTGGaacgctggcacagcggtagagttgctgccctacggcgctaacagcaccagagacccgggttcggtcccgactacaggtgctgtctgtacggagtttgtacgttctccctgtgacctgagtgggttttctccaagatcttaaaaatagggttcttaaaaatagcggagtcaggggatatggggagaaggcaggaacgggatactgattggggctgatcagccatgatcacattgaatggcggtgctggctcgaagggccgaatggcctacctattgtctattgtctatcttcagtttcctcccacactccaaagacgtacagatttgtcggttaattgccttggtataattctgactgtccctaatatgtgtaggatagcgttaatgtgcggggatcgctggtctgggcggactcggtgggccgaagggcctgtttccacgctgtatctctaaaataaactaatctaaacgtgCCACATTGTAGGAATAGTTAATTCACTGGATGATAGAGCTTTTTTATTGTTTACAGGGTATGGATTATCCTGGCAATGCCAGTACTTATTGTCAATTCCTTGTCACCCCTGAACTGAGGAGACAATACAGGGACAATACAGAGGTGTGTCTAGAgtctgcagtgactagtggggtgccgcaaggatcagtgctgggaccccagttatttccaATATATaataacgatttagacaaaggaattaactgtaacatctccaaatttgaggatgacacaaagctaggtgtcaatgtgagctgcaaggaggattttatgaggctgcaggatgacttggattgCTTGggcagtgggcagaagcatgtggataaatgtgaggttatccattttagtggcaagaacaggaaggcatattGTTATTTGAATGCTtgcagattaggaaaatgggaggtgcaacaagacctaggtgtccttgtacatcagtcactgaaagtacccatgcaggtaaagcaggaagtgaagaaagataatgatatgttggccttcatagtgagaggatttgagtataggagcaaggaggaccGATTGCAGGTGTGAGActgcgcctggagtattgtgtgcaattttggtctcttaatttgaggaaggactttcttgctattgacggagtgcagagCAGGTACatcaagttaattcccgggatgacgggactaacATATGATTAAAGAATAGATCAACTGGGCTcatatacactggagtttagtaggatgagaggatatcttacagaaacattaaaaattcttaagggattggacaggctagatgcaggaaaaatgttccccatgttgggggaatcctGAACCAGGACTCCGCCAAcaatttaggaataaggggtaggcaatttacgactaagacgaggaaaaaccttttcagccagagagttgtgaatctatggaattctctgccacagatggcagtggaggccaattcactggatgtattcaagagagagttacagtccattcagaaagtattcaggccccttcactttttccacattttgttacgttacagccttattttaaaattgattaaattatttttttcttatcattaatctacacacaataccccagaattaaGAAGCAAAAACTGGTGttcagaaatgtttgcaaagtaattaaaaagaaataactgaaatatcacatttacataaatattcagaccctttgctatgacactcaaaattgagcttcggttcatcctgtttccattgattatcctcgagatgtttctacaacttgattggtgtCCACCAGTGCTAAATTAAATTGatgggacatgatttggaaaggcacacacctgtctatataaggtcccacagttgacagtgcatgtcagagcaaaaaccaagccatgaagacgaaggaattgtccgtagacctccgagacaggattgtgtcgagacacaggtctggggaagggtataaagcaatttctgcagcattgcaggtcccgaagagcacagtggtctccgtcattcttaaatggaagaactttggaaccaccaggactcttcatagagctggccgcccggccaaactgagcaatcgggggagaagggccttggtcagggaggcgaccaagaacctgatggtcactctgtcAGAGGtcctttgtggagatgggagaaccttccagaaggataactatatctgcagcattccaccaatcaggcctttatggtagagtggccagacggaagccactcctcagtaaaagggacatgacagcccgcttggagtttgccaaaaggtgcCTAAAGGATTcttagaccatgagaaacaagattctctggtctgatgaaaccaagattgaactctggcctgaatgccaagcgtcacgtctggaggaaaccaggcaccactcatcacctagccaataccatacctacggtgaagcatggtggtggcagcatcatgttgTGGGGATTTTTTCAGCGGCAGCaattgggagactagtcaggaccgAGGGAAAGATAAactgagcaaagtacagagagatcctggatgagatccagagcgttcaggacctcagactggggcggaggttcaccttccaacaggacaatgaccctaagcacacagccaagccaacacaggagtggctttgt
This genomic stretch from Amblyraja radiata isolate CabotCenter1 chromosome 4, sAmbRad1.1.pri, whole genome shotgun sequence harbors:
- the ndufaf6 gene encoding NADH dehydrogenase (ubiquinone) complex I, assembly factor 6, with product MGLMRMQFWRQLIEDVYNDNPPHQPIALELWKAIRKHKLTKRWFLRIIDEREKNLNEKAYKNIQELEASAENTQSSFIYLLLEVLGVRDIHADHAASHIGKAQGIVTCLRAAPHHCMRRKVYLPLDICLLHGASQEDFIRGNRGKHVRDVVFDVASQAHVHLEHARSFCKNVPLRACPAFIQTVILDDYLNKIRKVDFDLFHPSLQKRNTMLPFYLYIRSWRKIY